A genomic segment from Nodularia sphaerocarpa UHCC 0038 encodes:
- a CDS encoding DUF928 domain-containing protein has translation MKNLQLTIALGIAFTSNISYPLQLQALPINHHLVSVKFIPPPPPPDRSAAGSRSGAASRGCDAADQIVTALVPTYQQTLNQDTQAVIPVTQVWGLTNSENPDFFFFVPYKASSITNIEFVLQEQTHNKSKTLYRTSLTSPKSPGIISVHLPPSEASLQEGKMYHWFFKVRVQCDEKQPPKLDYADGWVQRVNQNSTLTEQIKQATLPQKATLYAANGVWYDAMMSLASLRLTNPQNETLLAQWTTLLHSVGLEEIANQPLINCCKPSLNSNLSRAKSDAPKNRS, from the coding sequence ATGAAAAACCTGCAATTAACTATAGCCTTGGGGATAGCATTCACTAGTAACATATCCTACCCTCTACAACTCCAAGCTTTACCAATTAATCATCATCTGGTCTCAGTCAAATTTATCCCACCACCGCCACCACCAGACCGAAGCGCAGCCGGTTCTAGAAGTGGGGCTGCAAGCCGTGGATGCGACGCTGCTGATCAAATCGTCACAGCCTTAGTACCGACCTATCAACAGACTCTTAACCAAGATACCCAAGCGGTTATTCCCGTAACTCAAGTTTGGGGTTTAACAAACTCTGAAAATCCTGACTTCTTCTTTTTTGTTCCCTACAAAGCCTCATCTATAACCAACATAGAGTTTGTTTTGCAAGAGCAAACCCATAACAAAAGTAAAACTTTATATCGAACTTCTTTGACATCACCGAAATCACCAGGAATTATTAGCGTTCATTTACCTCCAAGTGAAGCCTCATTGCAGGAGGGAAAAATGTATCACTGGTTTTTTAAGGTACGGGTTCAATGCGACGAAAAACAACCTCCAAAACTGGATTATGCCGATGGTTGGGTGCAAAGAGTTAACCAAAATTCAACATTAACAGAACAAATCAAACAAGCCACACTGCCACAAAAGGCGACGCTTTATGCCGCAAATGGCGTTTGGTACGATGCTATGATGAGTTTAGCATCTTTACGCCTGACCAATCCCCAAAATGAGACTTTACTAGCACAGTGGACAACTTTGCTGCATTCAGTTGGCTTAGAAGAAATAGCTAATCAACCACTGATTAATTGTTGCAAACCCAGTTTGAATAGTAATTTAAGCAGAGCTAAAAGTGATGCGCCAAAAAATAGGAGTTGA
- a CDS encoding CHASE2 domain-containing protein, with product MGKLVVLKLGTGSFEAGFPVTLQIGDENVRPIVEITGELPPDSDIPLCYHQWQSIYCQLKFSGRPIGIPKRSPQTPSLADCEKAADVLKLQLNTWLSSTSFRSIREKLLEKLLPSDHIRILVQTNDLRLQKLPWHLWDLLERYPKAEVALSAPSYEQLSRKSHPQLQVKVLAILGNSQGIDLETDSQLLKELPHANTTFLVEPSSKELTDQLWEQDWQILFFAGHSATDGSLNQGKIYINQTECLTISQLKYGLRKAVERGLHLAIFNSCDGLGLAREFADLHIPQIIVMREPVPDRVAQEFLKYFLEAFARGESLYIAVKEARERLQGLETQFPCATWLPVIYQNPAAMPLLWRELHVNQKSQEISSVPKTSTRKGLNRRQALSAVMLASIFITPLLMGVRYFGLLQSWELMAFDHLLRLRPQEKPDSRILIIEITEEDVQAQSPDRRGSLSDEALDQLLAKLEAYQPRVIGLDIYRDYAVQPAYPRLAERMRNSDRFVAVCQVSNPQNGKPGIKPPPEVAPDALGFSDIVIDADHVVRRHLLALTPPPSSPCTVPYALNVQLTLRYLYAEGIQLQFSPDGAWQLGQLTLKPIEAHTGGYQGIDALGHQILLNYRSFPNLEAIAPRITLQQALAGQLQADAVKDKIVLIGTTAESFRDYSLTPYASAQGKSQEIAGVFLQAQMVSQLLSAALDGRPLLWTWYIWGEVIWVWGWAMTGGLLVVSLRQLTYLSLAVGIAFMSLYGFCLILLILYSCWVPFVPAAIALGASAVILAAVIKPIKQS from the coding sequence TTGGGTAAGTTAGTAGTTTTAAAGTTAGGCACTGGCAGTTTTGAGGCGGGGTTTCCTGTCACGTTGCAAATTGGTGATGAAAATGTGCGCCCAATTGTCGAAATTACTGGCGAATTACCACCAGATTCAGATATTCCCCTTTGTTACCATCAATGGCAGTCTATTTACTGTCAACTTAAATTTTCTGGTCGCCCTATCGGTATTCCTAAGCGATCGCCACAAACTCCTTCTTTGGCAGATTGCGAAAAGGCTGCGGATGTTTTGAAACTCCAGTTAAATACCTGGCTATCATCTACTAGTTTTCGCTCTATCCGCGAAAAATTGCTAGAAAAACTGCTACCTTCAGACCATATCCGCATACTAGTACAAACCAATGACCTGAGATTGCAAAAACTGCCTTGGCATTTGTGGGATTTATTAGAACGCTATCCCAAAGCCGAAGTTGCTCTGAGTGCGCCTAGTTATGAACAACTTAGCCGCAAGTCACACCCTCAATTGCAGGTGAAAGTTTTAGCAATTTTGGGTAATAGTCAGGGAATTGATCTCGAAACAGATAGTCAGCTTTTAAAAGAATTACCTCATGCAAATACTACCTTTTTAGTCGAGCCATCAAGTAAAGAACTCACTGATCAGCTATGGGAACAAGACTGGCAGATTTTGTTTTTTGCCGGACATAGTGCTACTGATGGAAGCCTTAATCAAGGGAAAATTTATATTAATCAAACAGAGTGTTTGACAATTAGTCAGTTAAAGTACGGCTTGCGAAAAGCAGTAGAACGAGGTTTACATTTGGCAATTTTTAATTCTTGTGATGGTTTGGGTTTGGCGCGAGAGTTTGCAGATTTGCATATACCCCAAATTATCGTCATGCGAGAACCAGTTCCTGATCGGGTGGCGCAAGAATTCCTCAAGTATTTTTTAGAAGCTTTTGCTCGTGGTGAATCTTTATACATAGCAGTCAAAGAAGCGCGGGAACGGTTGCAAGGACTAGAAACTCAATTTCCTTGTGCTACTTGGTTGCCTGTAATTTATCAAAATCCAGCAGCGATGCCTCTATTATGGCGAGAATTACACGTCAACCAGAAGAGTCAGGAAATATCTTCTGTACCTAAAACCTCAACTAGGAAAGGTCTAAACCGACGACAAGCTTTATCTGCGGTGATGCTTGCCAGTATATTTATAACACCATTGTTAATGGGAGTACGGTATTTTGGTTTACTGCAATCATGGGAGTTAATGGCGTTTGACCACTTGCTGCGTCTGCGTCCCCAGGAAAAGCCAGATTCTCGTATACTGATAATTGAAATTACTGAAGAAGATGTGCAAGCCCAATCTCCTGATAGACGGGGGTCTTTATCAGATGAGGCGCTGGATCAGTTGTTGGCAAAATTGGAGGCATATCAACCACGGGTGATTGGTTTGGATATATACAGAGATTATGCTGTACAGCCAGCTTATCCCAGGTTGGCAGAACGCATGAGAAACAGCGATCGCTTTGTGGCAGTATGTCAAGTTAGCAACCCCCAAAATGGCAAACCAGGTATCAAACCACCACCGGAAGTTGCTCCTGATGCTCTCGGCTTCAGTGATATTGTCATTGATGCCGATCATGTCGTGCGACGGCATCTGTTGGCGTTAACTCCTCCTCCCTCATCTCCCTGTACTGTACCTTATGCCTTAAATGTACAGTTGACATTACGTTATTTATATGCTGAAGGAATTCAGTTACAATTTAGCCCTGATGGTGCATGGCAATTAGGTCAGCTAACCTTAAAACCAATTGAGGCTCATACCGGAGGTTACCAAGGTATTGACGCGTTGGGACACCAAATTTTACTCAATTATCGCTCTTTTCCTAACTTAGAAGCGATCGCACCCCGCATTACTTTACAACAAGCATTAGCAGGTCAACTACAAGCCGATGCAGTCAAAGACAAGATAGTTTTAATTGGCACAACAGCCGAAAGCTTTCGTGATTATTCATTGACTCCCTATGCTTCTGCTCAAGGGAAATCACAGGAAATAGCCGGAGTCTTTTTACAAGCACAGATGGTGAGTCAGTTGTTGAGTGCAGCTTTGGATGGGCGACCTTTGTTATGGACTTGGTATATCTGGGGTGAAGTGATTTGGGTTTGGGGTTGGGCGATGACAGGGGGTTTGCTGGTGGTTTCTCTGCGACAACTCACTTATTTAAGCTTGGCAGTTGGGATAGCATTTATGAGTTTATACGGTTTTTGCCTGATATTATTAATACTATACAGTTGTTGGGTTCCTTTCGTACCGGCGGCGATCGCATTAGGAGCTAGTGCTGTCATATTAGCAGCCGTGATCAAGCCTATCAAACAATCATAA
- a CDS encoding filamentous hemagglutinin N-terminal domain-containing protein, whose protein sequence is MALSWSNCYWRFKVASFVAMCAAYTASGDFAKAQITPDSSLGAESSMLTPNVSIDGLPADRIDGGAIRGTSLFHSFREFNIGDGQRVFFANPGGIEHIFSRVTETNPSTILGTLGVNGGANLFLLNPNGIIFGPNARLELQGSFLASTAQSIKFTDGIEFSTNNPSAPPLLTLNIPIGLQYGQDAGRIIVQGQGNELRINQETGEVLEVNRTGGLAVEPGQTLALAGGEVLLEGGSLSAESGTVEVWSVQGEGLLGLTPTNPGWELSNQGVQNFQEIRLSQAAAIDTSGSEGGNIQIQGRRVALQDGSFILSLTRGEGSGGTISIRASESIEASGNAPNGESSLFLSETTGSGKAGDVEIYTEKLILQNGAQVSSSTFNQGSGGKIIVNASELVEATGIAETGKFASGLFSVARQNTGEGGRVEVTTKRLVLRDGGQVSATTFSQGRGGNVLVNASDSVEAIGIASIGSSGLFAASVSNGEGGTVEINTEKLILEDGGQVSAATFNQGTGGNILVNASKSVEVIGIAQNGNVASTLAAQTRGTGNGGTVEINTERLILQDGGQVSATTFNQGSGGNILVNASKSVEAIGQNGSFVSGLLAQTRGIGNGGTVEIKTQKLILQDGGRVTATTFNQGRGGNILVNARESVTAIGFGSGLRAQTQGAGDGGTVTVNTGRFLASKGAQTLAAVFQNSKGQGGNINIEADEIQLTGTSDNGDPTIVFATTRGEGDGGEITINTARLIVQEGAQLGAGTFSSGEGGNVLIKASDSVELVGTVPQVPNRPFFRDQSGEQFPSGLFTGSQGIGTAGNLTIETDRLTLRDGAEIAVNNQGGGDAGNLEVLARNLLLDNKGVISATTTLGQGGNIILQIEELLLLRRNSQISTTAGIDLAGGDGGNISIDSGFIVAIPDENSDITANAFQGRGGNININARSIFNLEQRPSIPLNNTNDIDASSQFGLTGTVTVNTPDLDPSRGLLQLPENFTDVSQQIVSSCNPGSSARRSSFTVTGRGGIARSPIELFQGEVSTARWITLDTINQHQISHLIHESLASSTPQIVEAQGWIFDNNGNVSLVAQLPNITSGGLSVSSGVCPVD, encoded by the coding sequence ATGGCTCTAAGCTGGTCAAATTGTTACTGGCGGTTTAAAGTAGCTAGTTTCGTAGCAATGTGTGCAGCATACACTGCATCGGGAGATTTTGCCAAAGCTCAGATTACCCCTGATTCCTCCTTAGGTGCCGAAAGTTCTATGCTGACTCCAAATGTTAGCATAGACGGTCTTCCTGCCGATCGCATTGATGGCGGAGCTATCAGAGGTACAAGCCTATTTCACAGTTTTCGAGAATTCAATATTGGCGATGGACAAAGAGTCTTTTTCGCTAACCCTGGGGGAATTGAACACATTTTCAGTCGAGTAACTGAAACTAACCCATCAACGATTCTGGGGACACTTGGTGTCAACGGTGGAGCCAATTTATTTTTACTAAATCCCAACGGCATTATTTTTGGCCCTAATGCCAGGCTTGAACTCCAGGGTTCCTTTTTAGCCAGTACTGCCCAAAGCATCAAATTTACTGATGGTATAGAATTTAGCACTAATAACCCCTCTGCCCCTCCTTTGCTAACGCTGAATATTCCCATTGGCTTGCAGTATGGACAAGATGCAGGCAGAATTATCGTACAAGGGCAAGGTAATGAACTTAGAATTAATCAGGAGACTGGTGAGGTACTAGAGGTCAATCGCACTGGTGGTTTGGCAGTAGAACCCGGTCAAACCTTGGCTCTGGCTGGTGGTGAAGTCCTGCTGGAAGGCGGAAGTTTGAGCGCCGAATCAGGGACAGTTGAAGTTTGGAGCGTTCAAGGAGAGGGTTTACTAGGTCTTACCCCAACCAACCCCGGCTGGGAATTGAGCAATCAAGGAGTGCAGAACTTCCAAGAAATCCGCCTTTCCCAAGCTGCTGCTATTGATACAAGTGGTAGTGAAGGTGGCAATATTCAAATCCAGGGACGGCGAGTAGCGCTACAAGATGGTTCATTCATTTTGTCCCTGACGCGGGGTGAGGGAAGTGGAGGAACTATCAGCATCAGAGCTTCTGAGTCTATCGAAGCCAGTGGAAACGCCCCCAATGGAGAATCTAGTCTCTTTTTAAGTGAAACCACAGGTAGCGGCAAAGCTGGTGATGTAGAAATATACACAGAAAAATTGATTCTCCAAAATGGGGCGCAAGTATCTTCTAGTACTTTTAACCAAGGCAGTGGAGGAAAGATTATTGTCAACGCCTCAGAGTTAGTCGAAGCCACAGGAATCGCTGAAACTGGAAAATTTGCCAGTGGCTTATTTTCTGTTGCTCGTCAGAATACTGGTGAGGGCGGCAGAGTGGAGGTAACAACTAAGCGACTGGTACTCCGAGATGGGGGCCAGGTAAGCGCCACAACTTTTAGTCAGGGGCGTGGAGGAAATGTACTGGTGAACGCTTCGGATTCAGTGGAAGCTATTGGTATTGCCTCAATTGGTTCTAGCGGCTTATTTGCTGCCAGTGTTAGTAATGGTGAGGGTGGCACAGTAGAGATTAACACAGAAAAGCTGATTCTTGAGGATGGCGGACAGGTAAGCGCCGCGACATTTAATCAGGGTACTGGAGGCAATATACTTGTCAATGCTTCAAAGTCAGTGGAAGTGATTGGTATTGCCCAAAATGGAAATGTTGCCAGCACCTTAGCAGCACAGACCAGAGGGACTGGAAACGGCGGCACAGTAGAGATTAACACAGAAAGGCTGATTCTCCAGGATGGCGGACAGGTGAGCGCCACAACATTTAATCAGGGTAGTGGAGGTAATATACTTGTCAATGCTTCAAAGTCAGTGGAAGCCATTGGGCAAAATGGCAGTTTCGTCAGTGGCTTGCTAGCACAGACCAGAGGGATTGGAAACGGCGGCACAGTAGAGATTAAGACACAGAAGCTGATTCTCCAAGATGGGGGAAGGGTAACTGCCACAACTTTTAATCAGGGTCGGGGAGGCAATATACTCGTCAATGCCAGGGAATCAGTGACAGCGATTGGTTTTGGGAGCGGTTTGAGAGCGCAGACCCAAGGTGCTGGGGACGGTGGTACTGTGACGGTAAATACGGGAAGGTTTCTAGCTAGCAAGGGAGCGCAAACTTTAGCAGCCGTTTTTCAGAACAGTAAAGGACAAGGGGGAAACATTAATATTGAGGCTGACGAGATCCAATTAACTGGCACTTCTGATAATGGCGATCCCACCATTGTGTTTGCTACTACTCGCGGTGAGGGCGACGGAGGCGAAATTACAATTAACACGGCTCGATTAATCGTCCAAGAAGGAGCGCAATTAGGCGCTGGGACTTTTAGTAGCGGTGAAGGTGGAAATGTTTTGATCAAAGCTTCTGATTCAGTTGAACTCGTTGGTACAGTGCCACAGGTTCCCAATCGACCGTTTTTTAGAGATCAGTCGGGTGAGCAGTTTCCTAGCGGTTTGTTTACTGGCTCTCAAGGTATCGGTACTGCGGGAAACTTGACAATTGAAACCGACAGGTTAACGCTGCGAGATGGAGCCGAAATTGCTGTGAACAATCAGGGAGGAGGAGATGCAGGCAATCTAGAAGTGCTAGCTCGTAACCTGTTGCTAGACAATAAAGGGGTGATCTCAGCTACGACTACATTAGGTCAAGGTGGAAATATTATCCTCCAAATCGAGGAGCTTTTGTTATTACGCCGCAACAGTCAAATCTCGACTACCGCAGGCATTGATCTGGCTGGTGGAGACGGTGGCAATATCTCCATTGATAGCGGCTTTATCGTTGCCATACCTGATGAAAATAGCGATATCACTGCCAATGCTTTTCAAGGGCGAGGTGGCAATATCAATATTAATGCTCGGAGTATTTTTAATCTGGAACAACGCCCATCAATACCACTAAATAATACCAACGATATTGATGCTAGTTCTCAGTTTGGCTTAACAGGTACAGTCACAGTTAATACACCTGATTTAGATCCTAGTCGCGGTTTGCTACAATTACCTGAAAATTTCACGGATGTGTCGCAACAAATTGTCTCTAGTTGTAACCCCGGAAGTTCCGCTAGGCGTAGTTCTTTCACTGTCACCGGACGGGGCGGTATTGCCCGCAGTCCCATAGAATTATTCCAAGGTGAAGTATCTACAGCCCGATGGATAACGTTAGATACGATCAATCAGCATCAAATTAGTCATCTGATTCATGAAAGTCTTGCTTCTTCCACACCTCAAATAGTTGAGGCGCAAGGCTGGATTTTCGATAACAATGGGAATGTATCTCTGGTAGCTCAACTCCCAAATATTACCTCTGGTGGTTTGTCTGTCTCTAGTGGTGTTTGCCCGGTTGATTGA
- a CDS encoding biotin/lipoyl-binding protein — MVNHINADSLPIVESDEFLPPIGNWARLGSLVIVAGVGIAIALASIIEYKVTVKGQGSIRPTGELRIVQAATEGQVTKVFVKENQPVKKGDLLATIDDSSLQTQKSQLQNNIQQTQLQLLQIDAQVTALNRQIQAETEGKKRAVTSAEAALNRAQRNYRDQQINVKSEVEEAEANLKRAQNELTQAQVELRSARANLQSTEAAVSAAQAKRDRYQKVVQAGALSLNQLEEVQLDVAQQQHAVEVRQATVEAQQQIIAQQQQAVAAMRAKLQRVQTALNPIDAEVAIAQENIAQESASGQATLAILNREWEALFQQRIQIKNQIQRDTRELQQVESNLSQTKITVTEDGIISQLNLRNSGQSVRVGEEIAQIFPSNAPLVIKAAVSPDDVSKLAKDQKVQMRVSACPYPDYGTLKGFVSQISEDTVKSPGNQLGSTVANASSPMQNSTSSFYEVTIVPESLFLGKTNHECTIQPGMQGRVDIISRSETVLKFLLRKARLIADW, encoded by the coding sequence ATGGTTAACCACATTAATGCAGACTCTCTGCCCATAGTTGAAAGTGATGAATTTCTGCCGCCTATTGGTAATTGGGCAAGATTAGGCAGTTTGGTCATTGTCGCTGGTGTGGGGATAGCGATCGCACTAGCTTCTATAATTGAGTATAAAGTCACTGTTAAAGGTCAAGGTAGTATCCGCCCTACAGGAGAATTGCGAATCGTACAAGCAGCCACAGAAGGACAGGTAACAAAGGTTTTCGTCAAAGAAAATCAGCCTGTGAAAAAAGGAGACTTGCTGGCTACTATCGATGATTCCAGTCTGCAAACTCAAAAAAGCCAACTGCAAAACAACATCCAGCAGACACAACTGCAATTACTGCAAATCGATGCCCAAGTTACAGCTTTAAATCGTCAAATTCAAGCGGAAACCGAGGGAAAAAAGCGTGCGGTTACTTCTGCTGAAGCCGCACTTAATCGCGCCCAACGCAATTATCGAGATCAACAAATTAATGTCAAATCGGAAGTAGAAGAAGCCGAGGCGAATTTAAAACGAGCGCAAAATGAGTTGACTCAAGCACAGGTGGAACTGCGTTCAGCTCGTGCTAATCTCCAATCAACCGAGGCGGCGGTGAGTGCTGCTCAAGCTAAACGCGATCGCTATCAAAAGGTAGTTCAAGCAGGTGCTTTGTCTCTGAATCAATTAGAAGAAGTGCAGTTAGATGTGGCTCAACAACAACACGCAGTTGAGGTGCGACAAGCTACTGTGGAGGCGCAACAGCAAATTATTGCCCAGCAACAACAAGCTGTAGCCGCAATGCGAGCGAAATTGCAACGAGTTCAAACTGCTCTTAATCCCATTGATGCTGAAGTGGCGATCGCACAAGAAAATATTGCTCAAGAAAGTGCTAGCGGCCAAGCCACTCTCGCCATCCTCAATCGAGAATGGGAAGCTTTGTTTCAGCAGAGGATTCAAATCAAAAATCAGATCCAGCGTGACACCAGGGAACTTCAACAAGTCGAAAGCAACCTTAGTCAGACCAAAATTACAGTTACCGAAGATGGGATTATCTCTCAACTAAACCTGAGAAATTCTGGTCAATCGGTGCGTGTGGGTGAGGAAATTGCTCAAATTTTCCCTAGCAATGCTCCTTTAGTCATCAAAGCCGCCGTTTCCCCTGATGATGTCAGTAAGTTGGCAAAAGATCAAAAAGTACAGATGCGGGTTTCTGCCTGTCCTTATCCCGATTACGGTACTCTGAAAGGTTTTGTTAGTCAAATTTCTGAAGATACGGTCAAATCTCCAGGAAATCAGCTTGGATCTACAGTCGCCAATGCTTCTAGCCCCATGCAAAATAGCACTAGTTCTTTTTACGAGGTAACAATAGTCCCAGAAAGCTTGTTCTTAGGTAAGACCAACCATGAGTGTACTATTCAACCGGGAATGCAGGGAAGAGTTGATATCATTTCGCGATCAGAAACAGTCCTGAAATTCCTGCTCAGAAAAGCTCGGTTAATTGCAGACTGGTAA
- a CDS encoding peptidase domain-containing ABC transporter produces MKFQLIQQHSEEDCGAASLATIAKHYGKILSMSRCREAVGTRQEGSTLLGLKQGAEALGFNARAVKVTLEVFNEKTISLPAIIHWKGYHWVVLYGKQGNKYVIADPGAGIRYLEKKWLLEGWTNGVMLLLEPDPVRFVTQEDQPEKIGGVGRFLRRVWPYRAVIAQTLLLNLVLGLLSLTSPFLLQILTDDVLVRGDRQLLTSVVIAVVVMHLVSSSLQLAQSNMVAHFAQRLQLGLIFEFGRQILRLPLNYYESRRSGEIVSRLEDIQQINQLISQAVVSLPSQLFIALVSLSLMVFYSIKLTAVAGAIAILMTLSTILSLPTLQQKIRSVLVLSSENQGVLVETFKGAITLKTTAAAPQFWEEFQSRFSRLANLSFRTIQIGILNGIFSNLVSSIGSIALLWFGSTLVIQQELSIGMLLAFNSMNGNFISFIKTTIDFVDEYTRAKTATQRLTEVIDATPETLDNSRKPWVKIQSNADITCTNLNFHHPGRVELLQDFSLTIPGGKVIALIGKSGCGKSTLAKLIAGLYPLQSGNIRFGIYNLQDLALDCFRQQVVLVPQEAHFWSRSIMDNFRLGSPDITLEQIVQACQIAGADEFISNLPDKYQTVLGEFGANLSGGQKQRLAIARGIVNNPAVLILDESTGALDPVSEAQVLNQLLTHRQGKTTILISHRPKVIQQADWIVMLEKGQLKIQGSPEILSQQVGEHLDFLDGVDISRVNGLMKNPANFHRNGSSATSIC; encoded by the coding sequence ATGAAATTCCAGCTGATTCAACAGCATAGTGAAGAAGACTGTGGTGCTGCCAGTCTTGCGACTATTGCTAAACATTATGGCAAAATTCTTAGTATGAGCCGATGTCGGGAAGCTGTAGGCACACGACAGGAAGGAAGCACTCTATTAGGATTGAAACAAGGAGCAGAAGCCCTGGGTTTCAATGCACGGGCAGTCAAAGTAACTCTGGAAGTTTTCAACGAAAAAACCATTTCCCTGCCAGCGATTATCCACTGGAAAGGTTATCATTGGGTAGTTTTGTATGGCAAGCAAGGTAATAAATACGTCATTGCTGACCCCGGTGCAGGCATTCGTTATTTAGAAAAAAAGTGGCTTCTGGAAGGATGGACAAACGGGGTCATGCTCTTACTAGAACCTGATCCAGTCCGCTTTGTTACTCAGGAAGATCAACCAGAAAAAATTGGTGGTGTTGGACGCTTCCTGCGGCGTGTTTGGCCTTATCGTGCTGTTATTGCTCAAACCTTGTTGCTCAATTTAGTTCTAGGTCTGCTGTCTCTCACCTCACCCTTTTTGTTGCAAATTCTCACCGATGATGTGCTAGTTCGCGGAGACAGACAACTTTTGACGAGCGTTGTGATTGCTGTGGTTGTTATGCACCTAGTTAGCAGTAGCCTACAGTTAGCACAATCAAATATGGTCGCTCACTTTGCACAACGTCTGCAACTAGGGCTAATTTTTGAATTTGGACGACAAATTCTCCGCTTACCTTTAAATTATTATGAATCCCGTCGCAGTGGCGAAATTGTCAGTCGCCTAGAAGATATTCAACAAATTAATCAGTTAATTTCTCAAGCTGTTGTCAGTCTACCGAGTCAGTTATTTATCGCCTTAGTTTCCTTGAGCTTGATGGTGTTCTACAGTATAAAACTTACAGCTGTAGCTGGTGCGATCGCTATTTTAATGACTCTTTCCACAATCCTTTCATTGCCCACCCTCCAGCAAAAAATTCGTAGTGTTTTAGTCTTATCCTCGGAAAACCAAGGCGTTTTAGTCGAAACCTTCAAAGGTGCGATTACTCTCAAAACCACCGCCGCAGCTCCGCAATTCTGGGAAGAGTTCCAGAGTCGATTTAGTCGCCTTGCTAACCTGAGCTTTCGGACTATTCAAATTGGTATTCTCAACGGCATATTTTCCAACTTAGTATCCAGCATCGGCAGTATTGCCTTGCTCTGGTTTGGTAGCACTCTAGTAATTCAGCAGGAATTATCTATTGGGATGCTCTTGGCATTTAACAGCATGAATGGTAACTTTATCAGCTTTATTAAAACTACTATCGATTTTGTGGATGAATACACCCGTGCCAAAACTGCTACCCAACGCCTCACAGAAGTTATTGACGCTACCCCAGAAACTCTAGATAATAGCCGAAAGCCTTGGGTAAAAATTCAGAGTAACGCAGACATCACCTGTACTAACCTCAACTTCCATCATCCAGGCAGAGTGGAACTGTTGCAAGATTTCTCCCTAACTATTCCTGGCGGTAAAGTAATTGCCCTCATCGGTAAATCTGGCTGTGGTAAAAGTACCTTAGCGAAATTAATTGCAGGTTTATATCCCCTCCAGTCTGGAAATATTCGCTTTGGGATTTATAATCTGCAAGATTTGGCTTTAGACTGCTTCCGCCAACAAGTGGTTTTAGTTCCTCAAGAGGCGCACTTTTGGAGTCGGTCGATTATGGACAACTTCCGTTTAGGTTCCCCAGATATTACCTTAGAGCAGATTGTGCAAGCTTGCCAAATTGCTGGGGCGGATGAGTTTATCAGCAACCTCCCGGACAAATATCAAACGGTGTTAGGCGAATTTGGTGCTAATCTCTCCGGGGGTCAAAAGCAAAGATTAGCCATTGCGAGAGGGATTGTGAATAACCCAGCCGTGCTGATTTTAGATGAATCTACTGGCGCTCTTGACCCAGTAAGTGAAGCCCAAGTCTTAAACCAATTGCTGACTCATCGCCAAGGTAAAACCACTATTTTAATTAGCCATCGTCCTAAAGTCATTCAGCAAGCTGATTGGATAGTGATGCTAGAAAAAGGACAACTGAAAATTCAAGGTTCTCCAGAAATTTTATCTCAGCAAGTTGGGGAGCATTTAGACTTTCTCGACGGTGTGGATATATCAAGAGTCAATGGTTTGATGAAAAATCCCGCTAACTTTCATCGGAATGGAAGTTCTGCAACCAGCATTTGCTAA